The Flavobacterium sp. 1 genome contains the following window.
GCTGGTAATTTTACCGATTATCCAATTTGGTCTTTTGGCTTATTGATGTTCCTTGCAGTAGGTATTCCGTTCTTTTTTATGACTTTATTGGGTTTCAAATTATTGGCTCCTAATATGAAATCTGTTGGAAATATTGCAAAATACACTTTATTGGCACTCTGGCTAATCGCTCTTTCAATTGCTATCTCAATTGGTATAAAACAAGCTACAGCATTTGCAGTAAATGGCAGAACGGTTCAAAAAGAAACGATCAACTTTAAACCAACAGATACGCTTTTAGTAAAATTCAAGCACAATGATTATTTTGCTAAAGATGTAGATGACCGACATGAATTCATGATTACCAAAGATTCATTGAATAATGACATTATTTATTCTAATGATGTAAGTATCAGAATTGAAAAATCGGACGAAAAATATGCATACATTCAAATCGAAAAGGAAGCAAAAGGCAGATCATTGTCTGAAGCCAAAAAAAGAGCAGATGCAATCAAATACAGCTATAAAATTGTGGGCAATCAATTGATCTTTGACAATTATTTAATTACTGATTTAAAAAATAAATTCCGTGATCAAGAAATAGAAATCACTTTATTTTTACCTATAGGAACTTTACTAAAAGTAGATGAATCTGCGGCACATTATGATCGTACTGACGATGATTTCTTTTATTGGCATCCAGAAGATTCAGACAAAAACGTCTTTAGAGTAGAGGATGAAAAAATAAAATGTTTGAATTGCCCTGATGATGAAAATGATGAAAGCGACAACAATGAAAATGAAAGCAATATAACTATTAATAAAAATGGAGTTACAATAGAAAGTGATTCGGTAGTTAAAACAAAAAAGAATTTCAAGGAATTGAAAATCAACAAAGACGGCATTATTATCAAAACAGAATAAACCGCAGCTAAAGCAATCGAATGTAAATTAAAAACCAATAGCCATGATAAAAGTCATCACATTAATTACCAAATTTATTGTTATTACATTAATAGCGCTATTTTTTGGATCTTGCAATCAGTTAGGCGAACTAGGGTCTATAACTGGAAGCGGTCATGTTACTACCGAAAAAAGAACCGTAACAGGTAATTTTAAAAATGTAGAAGTAAGCAATGCTTTAGATCTAGTTATCGAGCAATCGGATAAAACAGAAATAATTGTCGAAGCCGATGATAATTTGCAAAAAGAAATCACTACAAAAGTAGAAAATGGAGTGCTTATTATTTCTTGCAGAATAGGTAACTATATAAATGTTTCTTCCAAAAAAATAACTGTAAAAATGCCTGTTATCGAAGGGCTTGAAGCTTCATCAGCATCAACAATCAATGGCAGTAACACATTAAAAGGAAGCCGTTTAAATTTAACCTCGTCAAGTGCTGGATCCATTCATGTCACAGCAGAATATGAAAACATTCAATTGACCAGCAGCAGTGCCAGTAATCAAACCATTAATGGAAAAGCAATCCATTTAGAAACATCCTCTTCCAGCGGTTCGATTTTAAATGCTGGTGAATTATTAGCAAATGAAGTAGTTGCCCATGCTTCGAGCGGATCATCAACAACTGTTTTGCCTATTGTGAATTTGAAAGCGGAGGCTTCAAGCGGAGGAAGCATCTCTTATAACAAAACTCCAAAATCGATTCAAAAAGAGGAGAATTCTGGAGGAAGTGTTCATCAAGAGTAACATATAAACATTAAAATTCAAAAAATCATCCATCAGAAATGGGTGATTTTTTTATATTTGCATTCAACCCAAAACGTATAAAATGAAATATTCACATCTTGTTGTTTTTTTCCTATTTACAACAACTCTCGCTATTGGTCAAAATAAAGAAAAAATAAAAGGATCTAAGACAGTCGTTGAAAAACCAAAAGAAATTGGTGAATTTACTGCTCTGGAAATTGAAGACAACCTAACTGTTTTCTTGGAAAAAGGAGCTAAAAATGAAATAAAAATTGAAGCCGATGATAATCTTCAAGAAGCCATCTCTTTTGACATCAAAGAAAAAACACTGCGTATTTACACTACCAAAGAAATCAGCAGTTTTAAAAAACTGACCTTAAAAATTAAATACACTAATGATTTAAAATTAGTTACTGCCAAAAATATTTCTATTATAAATGCACTCGAAGCTGTTCAGCTAGATGATATTACTTTTAAATCATTAGATTTTGCCAAATTATATTTAAACGTAAATTCAAAAAGCTTCAACTTGATTTCGGATGATAAATCGAAAGTGGAATTGAATTTAAAAGCCGAAAAATCTAAAATTCAATTAAGCAAAAATGCACAAGTTAAAGCTTTGATTACAACAACAGACCTTGCATTTGATATGTACCAAAAAACCACAGCGATAATTGAAGGCGAAAGTACCAATGCCATTATCCGACAAGACAATAACAGTGTATTTACAGGAGTTAACTTTACAATACACAACGCCGATGTAACTGCTGAAGCATCTGCAGTCTGCAATTTAAGAGCGGATACGAGTCTTATTGTTGATGCGAATGGTTCGTCTAAAATATATTTATTAGGCACGCCAAGAATCGAAGTCCGTAAGTTTTTAGGCGAAGCTCAATTGATTAAAAAAGCGAAATAATCTCAAACTTTTTTGACCATAAAAAAAGTCCCAACTTAAAAAATTGGGACTTTTTTATTTTAAAGCAAATTTTTAATGTTTTGCAGCCAAATATCTTTCAGCATCCAAAGCAGCCATACAGCCTGTTCCCGCAGCAGTAATTGCCTGACGGTACACATGGTCAGCAGCATCTCCAGCAACAAAAACTCCTTCAACATTCGTTTTTGAAGTTCCT
Protein-coding sequences here:
- a CDS encoding PspC domain-containing protein, with product MNKTVNINLGGMFFHIDEDAYQKLTRYFDAIKRSLSKSSGQEEIIKDIEMRVSELLTEKQKTEKHVVTIREVDEVIAVMGQPEDYIIEEDGPSNNTTNDYSAPRTTKKLYRDKENGMIGGVCTGLGHYFGVDAVWIKLILLILFIFYGVGFWAYIILWIVTPEAITTTEKLEMTGEPVTISNIEKKVREEFENVSGKFKNADYDKYGNQIKTGAEKLGNSFSDFIMTVFKIFAKFLGVILIMGGLTVLVLLFIGVFTLGTSVSMDFPWQSFVEAGNFTDYPIWSFGLLMFLAVGIPFFFMTLLGFKLLAPNMKSVGNIAKYTLLALWLIALSIAISIGIKQATAFAVNGRTVQKETINFKPTDTLLVKFKHNDYFAKDVDDRHEFMITKDSLNNDIIYSNDVSIRIEKSDEKYAYIQIEKEAKGRSLSEAKKRADAIKYSYKIVGNQLIFDNYLITDLKNKFRDQEIEITLFLPIGTLLKVDESAAHYDRTDDDFFYWHPEDSDKNVFRVEDEKIKCLNCPDDENDESDNNENESNITINKNGVTIESDSVVKTKKNFKELKINKDGIIIKTE
- a CDS encoding head GIN domain-containing protein, with amino-acid sequence MIKVITLITKFIVITLIALFFGSCNQLGELGSITGSGHVTTEKRTVTGNFKNVEVSNALDLVIEQSDKTEIIVEADDNLQKEITTKVENGVLIISCRIGNYINVSSKKITVKMPVIEGLEASSASTINGSNTLKGSRLNLTSSSAGSIHVTAEYENIQLTSSSASNQTINGKAIHLETSSSSGSILNAGELLANEVVAHASSGSSTTVLPIVNLKAEASSGGSISYNKTPKSIQKEENSGGSVHQE
- a CDS encoding GIN domain-containing protein; the protein is MKYSHLVVFFLFTTTLAIGQNKEKIKGSKTVVEKPKEIGEFTALEIEDNLTVFLEKGAKNEIKIEADDNLQEAISFDIKEKTLRIYTTKEISSFKKLTLKIKYTNDLKLVTAKNISIINALEAVQLDDITFKSLDFAKLYLNVNSKSFNLISDDKSKVELNLKAEKSKIQLSKNAQVKALITTTDLAFDMYQKTTAIIEGESTNAIIRQDNNSVFTGVNFTIHNADVTAEASAVCNLRADTSLIVDANGSSKIYLLGTPRIEVRKFLGEAQLIKKAK